One genomic region from Cherax quadricarinatus isolate ZL_2023a unplaced genomic scaffold, ASM3850222v1 Contig103, whole genome shotgun sequence encodes:
- the LOC128694780 gene encoding uncharacterized protein isoform X1 — protein sequence MVLMKHKVRQNIPLGNSCLIFANIQGLKSNKNDKVSYVSGLLTEANAMFGAFTETHTRDVLDGEIKIENYNMYRCDRFNTSQGGVGIYIKDTFCWAEVLNCMNDIVEILGINVENRNLVIILVYKPALATAEEFTDQLSKIDSYLDRLENPTPNILLLGDFNLPRVKWKMAQGNVIPEISPGSTLAQQVHTRELMRLCERYSLNQQVIDPTRNENTLDLIFTSNEELIRDITVSKTIYCDHNIIEVQTSINSGVGNCIAKVRDGMFSKFNFNNHRIDWEKIHQELSDIPWESDMSNLNPHQCLEKLNREAYLDLEFTWREFRGSTPPRPGL from the coding sequence ATGGTactaatgaaacacaaagtgagacaaaacatcccacttggtaattcctgcttaatatttgcaaatatacagggtttgaaatcaaataaaaatgacaaagttagttatgtcagtgggctcctaacagaagcgaatgccatgtttggagcatttacagaaacacatacaagggatgttttggacggagagataaagatagaaaactacaacatgtatagatgtgatagatTTAATacgtcacagggaggagtagggaTCTATATAAAGGATACTTTCTGTTGGGCAGAAGTTCTGAATTGTatgaatgatatagtagaaattctaggcattaatgttgaaaataggaatttggtaattatcctagtatacaaaccagcattggcaactgctgaggaattcacagatcagttaagtaagatagatagctatctggataggctagaaaatcctacaccaaatattttactccttggagattttaatctccctcgtgtaaaatggaagatggcacaaggtaatgttataccagaaatatccccgggaagcaccctggctcaacaggtacataccagggaactaatgaggctttgtgaaaggtactctttaaaccaacaggtaattgatcccactagaaatgaaaataccctggatttgatattcacaagcaacgaggaactgatcagagacataacagtttccaaaactatttactgtgatcataacatcatagaggttcaaactagtattaactcaggggtaggaaactgcatTGCTAAAGTTAGAgatgggatgttcagtaagtttaattttaacaaccatagaattgactgggaaaaaatacaccaagagctatcagacataccctgggaatcagacatgagcaacctaaatccccaccagtgcctagagaagctgaatagagaagcatacctggacctggagtttacctggagagagttccgggggtcaacgcccccgcggcccggtctgtga